From Antedon mediterranea chromosome 9, ecAntMedi1.1, whole genome shotgun sequence, a single genomic window includes:
- the LOC140059162 gene encoding uncharacterized protein produces the protein MLRLYFILFTVVFAQTQEIEENLSVIPTTCTHKVFKRCGLSMCSEINEVECFHGTCNNATGACDCSHCWTGETCNIPENLHKPVFTRNKIEVALSDQTANHVTTLNALDLDADKCLHKNSCHCSTVLYAIEEGNDDNMFDIDQTTGVIRYTQDLPDDVFDIERTLKISARNPIHTTRHIRSADTQLSSTVDVVISSPEVHSRQRRSAVPTATPTSPVFLVEKLDSFTGITTLKIGEKVPMKLSIWLPADETFDLVVELLTPYESSAIFTICDPTITHVGSNYDGSVAETVVTLDAKNGDKRWDRAVIDFGSISHTGVTSASDASKIVIDYAVILANNNATQDGQTYDVVAGATYNDDIWIAQIAFTASIDRDTWTSSSESVISISGPNEIYKDTCALFYTDMLLPEYGSDIRLDVMAESETEPIMSFASMSVGSYGESYDCMAKDLARFESNSNTSSEFNASASYVFGSITNAGKRSRNGINNDTQDTIRVQIAIHLTDSSEIVDTKSYWIGVSLTVDKEYIHSNKYSVTALTQKPITLANDPSFSFFAADGNDIIIGGYVGLILTFALPETATTELSVEVAMDSDSIMTICSAEVYFIGHNYPCEGVATPTYNNEGDTVTFDFGRITNIGRRSEVSDSTVKIRVVAKMSESAVDGNQYTVTSGVTYSTTSTAEVLWTATVDLTGSQAMPQNYANDDTKIPTLELINRASNNYIYKNSGLSFNMDLIVPSATSFYPFTFEIGVPESSEESLFESCELSVNSVGGSFPCFNENNSMLVEYPYETTSLMVISLGPFTNPVYEPEPTDPNDNKIVFEMHMKLKDHPDINDGDIYNISVNFTYGEEVVIKQMSYEVNLTDPEFTEDNEEPQFELNLDDGRVSALVVGETAVYTMVIYTPTNSVSKYLIDVIAENNTLSVCRADILRSGRNLPCFNDYKANYYSYENDRLVDRALLDLGIVRNSGVTPITNGEDNYLVSQIVVRLDEQVDAQSFDVTVRTGQTHLWSTSRNITFNSGTRTPTYDDLEPLLSFYEVYPIGTVSKGGIAEYSFDVHIPFKSLKSYRLDVSGVSGDATVCQVNLHYAGSNIPCVNGSMLTTVYNTTVPGFYDDIATLDAGVITNMEWVNGTLNQDANVVQFEVIYRVEADTDATSINVAATLTIDDVEKPTQQLTFNVQDALETYALDPIYTFLGPHENDTHMQSSPDIYTIGQKQNFTVNISISQVTRTMSAEVTFSSVSGDTSGEAYLTITNVTIQHIGKNYPCGRFYELDLTYASTHSTSQKDSVTIDLGIISNSFSSHIYQFEEPKPDDDAILIDVEIQLADNYELTDVQQFDVSVEFNGDGQPLSQTIEANKTGSERPELVLDIDVPEYDPQDINPGDLLAVNTAIVHSDTSSAHAFGVFLNLQLPNYITIETVNIDSEPQVTTQTNNDGFQMLFGKMFFTDIFTADFNFSIDPLSTLPRKQGLINTTIPMEVIYYELSSMSGSTPVLGQVYKSKTIPLVIQFTVPECLTSIGGDACNVTASSSFDGTHDAQQGLTTGNGWIPALRDYEKEYIQVLFHIERHVTGIKMFVCGDTDNTVLQFTVAYSPAYVTWVDYKESSEIKVFENAFNDSEHLHILANPFDAIAVRVHPMESGKKLKFDVYGCQAGSPITTCLSEGSTVFTEYDRGVIVDPISGRIFVCVLSYIDGPHLCSYSDDNGGSWDAIDDNIANVIAIINSTREIYGVDQSGHILMRSDDYGTTWYSVAPDSYLEYVDNDVEMVKAEKVPNNPSSDVTLSFTSVTGVNQSIKVDADRSVHSLDSDENWQQIGKM, from the exons ATGCTGCGTCTTTACTTCATACTTTTTACTGTCGTTTTTGCACAAACTCAAGAAATTG AGGAAAATCTTTCTGTGATACCGACGACGTGTACTCATAAAGTGTTTAAACGATGCGGACTGTCAATGTGTTCAGA AATTAATGAAGTTGAATGCTTTCACGGAACTTGTAACAACGCGACAGGGGCATGTGATTGTTCCCATTGTTGGACCGGAGAAACCTGCAACATTCCCG AGAACTTACATAAACCCGTGTTCACACGCAACAAGATTGAAGTTGCTTTGAGTGACCAGACCGCCAACCATGTGACCACTCTGAATGCATTGGATCTCGACGCAGATAAATGTCTGCACAAGAACTCGTGCCATTGTTCGACAGTGCTGTACGCAATCGAAGAGGGAAATGACGATAACATGTTTGACATAGACCAAACCACAGGTGTGATCAGATACACACAAGATCTCCCAGACGATGTCTTTGATATCGAGCGAACTTTGAAGATCTCGGCAAGAAATCCGATTCACACTACAAGACATATTAGAAGTGCGGACACACAGCTATCATCAACAGTAGATGTGGTGATTAGCAGTCCAGAAGTTCACTCTAGACAGAGACGTTCAGCAGTT CCAACGGCGACGCCTACCTCACCAGTATTTTTGGTAGAAAAGCTTGATTCGTTTACAGGTATAACCACTTTGAAAATTGGAGAAAAAGTTCCAATGAAACTTTCGATTTGGTTACCAGCAGACGAGACATTTGACTTGGTCGTTGAGCTTCTCACCCCATATGAATCGTCAGCCATTTTCACTATTTGTGATCCAACCATTACACACGTTGGTAGCAACTATGATGGATCCGTTGCTGAGACTGTCGTCACTTTAGACGCTAAAAACGGAGACAAGAGA TGGGACCGGGCTGTTATTGACTTTGGGAGCATATCACACACCGGGGTCACTTCTGCGAGTGACGCAAGTAAAATTGTCATCGACTACGCGGTAATACTTGCAAACAACAATGCAACGCAGGATGGTCAAACCTATGACGTGGTGGCTGGCGCTACTTACAATGATGACATCTGGATTGCCCAAATCGCATTCACTGCTTCTATAGATCGCGATACGTGG ACTTCTTCATCAGAGTCGGTTATTTCTATATCTGGACCAAACGAAATATACAAAGATACATGTGCGTTATTTTACACCGACATGCTTCTCCCAGAGTATGGTTCCGATATCCGTTTAGATGTAATGGCAGAATCAGAAACTGAACCAATTATGAGCTTTGCCTCTATGAGTGTTGGATCATATG GTGAAAGCTATGACTGTATGGCAAAGGATTTGGCACGTTTTGAAAGTAACTCCAATACGTCATCAGAGTTCAATGCATCTGCATCATATGTGTTTGGCAGTATCACAAATGCAG GAAAACGTTCAAGAAACGGGATTAATAACGACACGCAGGACACAATCAGAGTGCAGATTGCCATACACCTAACAGACAGTAGTGAAATAGTCGACACTAAATCGTACTGGATCGGTGTATCATTAACCGTGGACAAAGAATACATTCACTCCAACAAATATTCTGTGACGGCTTTAACCCAAAAGCCAATTACGCTT gcgAATGACCCAAGCTTCAGTTTCTTCGCAGCCGATGGCAATGATATCATAATTGGAGGATACGTTGGTCTCATATTGACCTTTGCCCTGCCAGAAACAGCAACAACTGAACTTAGTGTTGAGGTTGCCATGGACTCGGACTCAATCATGACCATATGTAGTGCTGAAGTATATTTTATCGGTCATAATTACCCATGCGAGGGAGTGGCTACTCCAACATATAATAATGAG GGAGATACAGTAACATTTGATTTTGGACGAATTACAAACATTGGCCGAAGATCAGAAGTGTCCGACAGCACGGTCAAGATCAGAGTTGTTGCAAAAATGTCAGAATCTGCGGTCGACGGAAATCAGTACACAGTGACGTCAGGTGTAACGTATTCAACTACATCAACAGCTGAAGTTCTATGGACTGCCACGGTTGATCTCACAGGTTCACAGGCTATGCCTCAGAATTATGCAAATGATGACACCAAG atACCAACCTTAGAACTTATTAACCGGGCTAgtaataattacatttacaaGAATTCAGGCCTGTCTTTCAACATGGATTTGATTGTGCCTTCTGCTACCTCGTTTTACCCGTTTACATTTGAAATTGGCGTTCCGGAATCTAGCGAAGAATCTCTGTTTGAAAGCTGTGAATTAAGTGTTAATAGCGTAGGAGGGTCATTTCCGTGTttcaatgaaaataattctaTGCTAGTGGAATATCCTTATGAAACAACCAGTTTAATGGTTATATCTTTGGGTCCTTTTACAAATCCCGTATACGAACCCGAACCAACAGATCCCAACGATAATAAGATCGTGTTTGAAATGCATATGAAACTGAAAGATCATCCGGATATTAACGATGGTGATATTTACAACATATCTGTTAATTTTACGTATGGAGAAGAGGTGGTCATCAAACAGATGTCATACGAGGTTAACTTAACTGATCCAGAATTTACAGAA GACAACGAGGAGCcacaatttgaattgaatttagaCGACGGCCGTGTCTCCGCCTTGGTGGTAGGCGAAACGGCAGTTTACACTATGGTTATCTACACCCCAACAAATTCTGTTTCAAAGTATCTCATTGACGTTATTGCcgaaaacaatacattatctGTCTGTAGAGCGGATATTTTAAGATCCGGCAGAAATCTTCCATGTTTTAATGATTACAAGGCAAATTACTATTCATACGAGAATGACAGGTTGGTGGACCGTGCCTTACTAGATCTTGGAATTGTGAGAAATTCAG GAGTAACTCCTATAACCAATGGGGAGGACAACTACTTGGTGTCTCAGATTGTGGTTAGACTTGACGAGCAGGTAGACGCACAGTCGTTTGATGTCACTGTGAGGACTGGTCAAACCCATCTATGGTCAACATCAAGAAATATTACCTTTAATAGTGGGACTAGAACACCAACTTATGAT gacCTGGAACCTTTGCTAAGTTTTTATGAAGTTTACCCAATAGGTACAGTCAGTAAGGGAGGAATTGCTGAATACTCTTTTGATGTCCATATTCCATTTAAATCGCTTAAAAGTTATCGTTTGGACGTGAGTGGGGTTAGCGGAGATGCAACCGTATGTCAAGTTAATCTTCATTACGCTGGCTCCAACATACCGTGTGTGAACGGCAGTATGTTGACAACTGTGTATAACACGACAGTTCCTGGTTTTTATGATGATATTGCAACGCTAGATGCTGGAGTTATTACAAACATGGAATGGGTCAATGGAACCCTTAACCAAGATGCCAATGTG GTTCAATTTGAGGTGATTTACAGAGTGGAGGCAGACACTGACGCAACTTCAATAAACGTTGCTGCAACTCTCACCATTGACGATGTTGAGAAACCAACTCAACAATTGACATTTAATGTTCAAGATGCTCTGGAG ACGTATGCATTAGATCCAATATATACCTTTCTTGGACCACATGAAAACGACACGCACATGCAGTCAAGTCCAGATATCTACACCATAGGCCAGAAGCAGAACTTTACCGTCAACATCAGTATATCTCAAGTCACCAGAACAATGAGTGCAGAAGTTACGTTTTCATCAGTGTCGGGAGATACCAGTGGTGAAGCATACTTAACAATTACAAACGTCACAATTCAGCACATTGGCAAAAATTATCCATGCGGTCGTTTCTACGAGTTGGATTTAACATATGCGTCAACTCACAGCACAAGTCAAAAAGATTCCGTAACGATTGATTTAGGAATTATTAGCAATTCTT TTTCTTCACACATATATCAATTTGAGGAACCAAAGCCCGATGACGATGCAATTCTAATTGATGTTGAAATTCAATTGGCCGATAATTACGAATTAACCGATGTGCAACAGTTTGATGTTAGCGTCGAGTTTAACGGTGATGGTCAGCCGTTGTCACAGACTATCGAAGCCAACAAGACTGGTTCCGAAAGACCCGAACTTGTGCTTGATATTGACGTCCCAGAATACGATCCACAGGATATCAATCCAGG AGATCTGCTGGCTGTTAACACAGCCATCGTGCATAGCGACACATCATCTGCTCATGCGTTTGGAGTTTTTCTAAACCTTCAACTTCCTAACTACATTACGATTGAAACCGTAAATATTGATAGCGAACCACAAGTTACGACCCAAACAAACAATGATGGTTTCCAAATGCTT TTTGGAAAGATGTTTTTTACTGATATATTTACAGCTGACTTCAATTTCTCTATCGATCCTCTAAGCACACTGCCAAGGAAACAAGGACTCATAAACACCACAATTCCTATGGAAGTAATATACTACGAACTCAGTAGTATGTCTGGGTCAACTCCTGTATTGGGACAGGTTTATAAGTCCAAAACGATTCCTCTTGTCATCCAATTCACAGTCCCAG AATGCCTTACATCGATTGGTGGCGACGCCTGTAACGTCACTGCGTCTTCATCATTTGATGGTACGCACGACGCTCAACAGGGTTTAACTACAGGGAATGGTTGGATTCCTGCTCTTAGAGATTATGAGAAAGAGTACATACAG GTTTTATTTCATATTGAACGGCATGTAACTGGAATCAAAATGTTTGTATGTGGGGACACTGATAACACAGTTTTACAGTTTACGGTGGCTTACTCTCCAGCATATGTCACCTGGGTTGACTATAAAGAATCATCTGAAATTAAG GTGTTTGAAAACGCTTTTAACGATTCTGAACATCTTCATATTCTGGCAAATCCATTTGATGCAATTGCCGTCAGAGTACATCCAATGGAATCGGGGAAGAAGTTGAAATTTGATGTGTATGGATGCCAGGCAGGATCACCTATCACCA CTTGTCTGTCAGAAGGATCTACTG ttttcacTGAATATGACAGAGGCGTGATTGTTGATCCAATATCTGGGAGAATATTTGTCTGTGTTTTGTCATACATTGA TGGACCTCATCTCTGTAGTTATTCCGATGACAACGGAGGTTCATGGGATg CTATCGATGACAATATTGCAAATGTTATAGCTATCATAAATTCAACTCGAGAAATATACGGCGTGGATCAAAGCGGCCATATTCTTATGAGAAGTGATGATTACGGGACAACATGGTATTCAGTGGCACCCGACAGCTATCTAGAATACGTTGACAACGATGTGGAAATGGTGAAAGCCGAGAAAGTACCAAACAATCCTTCATCAGATGTTACCTTGTCGTTTACAAGTGTAACAGGGGTAAACCAGTCTATTAAAG TTGACGCAGACAGAAGTGTACATAGTTTAGACAGTGATGAAAACTGGCAGCAAATAGGAAAGATGTAG
- the LOC140059165 gene encoding YY1-associated factor 2-like isoform X2 produces the protein MQRSSSGIKRSLRALDEGTWDCSVCTYKNTPEAFKCEMCDVRKGTSTRKPRLNPQLVAQQQAQQALAQPPPPVKQNSKKEHKRKYRPRLKNVDRNSAITTEVTVNDIPIVITEYKEKVHPRSSTTTECSSSSQGSIDINHTNNHLNKL, from the exons ATGCAGCGAAGTAGTAGTGG AATTAAGCGTAGTCTACGTGCATTAGATGAAGGAACGTGGGATTGCAGTGTGTGCACCTACAAAAACACACCTGAGGCTTTCAAATGCGAGATGTGTGATGTACGCAAAGGAACTTCAACAAG aaagCCACGATTAAACCCACAGTTGGTTGCTCAACAGCAAGCTCAACAAGCACTAGCTCAGCCACCACCACCTGTTAAACAAAACAGTAAAAAAGAACACAAAAGGAAATATAG ACCAaggttaaaaaatgttgacagAAATTCAGCGATAACAACAGAAGTAACCGTCAACGATATTCCCATTGTGATAACAGAATACAAAGAGAAGGTTCATCCGAGGTCGTCCACAACCACGGAGTGTAGTAGCAGTAGCCAAGGCAGCATTGatataaatcatacaaataatcatttgaataaacTCTGA
- the LOC140059165 gene encoding YY1-associated factor 2-like isoform X1, translated as MQRSSSGRIKRSLRALDEGTWDCSVCTYKNTPEAFKCEMCDVRKGTSTRKPRLNPQLVAQQQAQQALAQPPPPVKQNSKKEHKRKYRPRLKNVDRNSAITTEVTVNDIPIVITEYKEKVHPRSSTTTECSSSSQGSIDINHTNNHLNKL; from the exons ATGCAGCGAAGTAGTAGTGG AAGAATTAAGCGTAGTCTACGTGCATTAGATGAAGGAACGTGGGATTGCAGTGTGTGCACCTACAAAAACACACCTGAGGCTTTCAAATGCGAGATGTGTGATGTACGCAAAGGAACTTCAACAAG aaagCCACGATTAAACCCACAGTTGGTTGCTCAACAGCAAGCTCAACAAGCACTAGCTCAGCCACCACCACCTGTTAAACAAAACAGTAAAAAAGAACACAAAAGGAAATATAG ACCAaggttaaaaaatgttgacagAAATTCAGCGATAACAACAGAAGTAACCGTCAACGATATTCCCATTGTGATAACAGAATACAAAGAGAAGGTTCATCCGAGGTCGTCCACAACCACGGAGTGTAGTAGCAGTAGCCAAGGCAGCATTGatataaatcatacaaataatcatttgaataaacTCTGA
- the LOC140059163 gene encoding uncharacterized protein, giving the protein MMDNIHEHATEKEVNDIQTSDVMVNVEELRKIVSAESSDDQSDQRSKFSDGQSDQRLKEYSETVKYPEEKQKCEHCDELFELNDLQIHLEIHIKREIVQCEQCGQTFDNKNDLKNHISKHTENAPYTCQHCEEQFSFDNELEIHLKTHTGKSCYECEYCGKEFNQRGNLERHRRTHTGEKPYKCEQCDRTFSRRSSLKVHLRLHTGEKPYKCEHCERAFIQNSSLKVHLRSHTGERPFVCDHCGKKFNEHGTLKSHLRTHTGEKPYQCEQCEKVFSRRSSLKVHLRLHTGEKPYKCGHCDKTFSQNNALRVHMRLHIDKIQFTCEHCGKKCNKRDNDLENQEQSHTEVCEHCGQKCSKSSPTLKKQLKMRKREKRNECTHCGKKFRNSSHLNVHLRLHTGEMPYECDHCGRKFNERGTLKSHLRTHTGEKPYKCEHCEKLFSRSNSLKVHMRLHTGEKPYKCKLCDKCFIQGISLKIHLRSHTGEMPFVCEHCGKKFKEHGTLKSHLRTHTGEKPYKCGHCDKSFSQSSSLNVHLRLHTDVMPFVCEHCGKKFKEQGTLKSHLRTHTGEKPYKCEHCCKVFSQNSSLKVHLRLHTGENTFVIDNCGKKVEKYDR; this is encoded by the exons ATGATGGATAATATTCATGAACATGCGACTGAAAAAG AGGTCAATGATATTCAAACTTCTGATGTCATGGTGAATGTAGAAGAGTTGAGAAAAATTGTAAGTGCTGAAAGTAGTGATGATCAGTCTGACCAGAGGTCAAAATTCAGTGATGGTCAGTCTGACCAGAGGTTGAAGGAATATTCAGAAACTGTAAAATATccagaagaaaaacagaaatgtgagcATTGTGATGAACTGTTTGAGCTAAATGATCTACAAATACATTTAGAGATACATATAAAGAGAGAAATAGTTCAGTGTGAACAGTGTGGTCAGACGTTTGacaataaaaatgatttgaaaAATCATATTAGTAAACATACAGAAAATGCACCATATACATGCCAACACTGTGAAGAGCAATTTTCTTTTGACAATGAATTggaaattcatttaaaaacacACACAGGAAAATCGTGTTACgaatgtgaatattgtggaAAAGAATTTAACCAACGTGGAAACTTGGAGAGGCATCGTAGGACACATACAGGAGAGAAGCCTTATAAGTGTGAACAGTGTGACAGAACATTTAGTCGAAGAAGTTCTTTAAAGGTACATCTGAGGCTACACACGGGAGAGAAACCTtacaaatgtgaacattgtgaaaGGGCGTTTATTCAGAACAGTTCTTTAAAAGTGCATCTAAGATCACACACAGGTGAGAGACCATTTGTATGTGACCATTGCGGAAAGAAATTTAACGAACATGGCACATTAAAATCTCATTTAAGGACCCACACTGGAGAAAAGCCTTACCAGTGTGAACAGTGTGAAAAGGTGTTTAGTAGAAGAAGTTCTTTAAAGGTTCATCTGCGTTTACATACCGGTGAGAAACCTTACAAATGTGGGCATTGTGATAAGACGTTCAGTCAAAACAATGCTTTAAGAGTACATATGCGTTTACACATAGATAAGATCCAATTTacatgtgaacattgtggaaagaaatgcAATAAACGAGATAATGACTTGGAAAACCAAGAACAATCGCACACTGAAGTTtgtgaacattgtggacagAAATGTAGTAAAAGTTCACCAACTTTGAAAAAGCAGTTGAAGATGCGTAAACGTGAGAAAAGAAATGAATGTACACATTGTGGCAAGAAATTTAGGAACAGCAGTCACCTAAATGTACATCTGAGGTTACACACAGGGGAGATGCCTTATGAATGTGACCATTGTGGAAGGAAATTCAACGAACGTGGTACTTTAAAATCGCATTTAAGAACACATACTGGAGAAAAACCTTACAAATGTGAACATTGCGAAAAGTTGTTTAGTCGCAGTAATTCTTTAAAAGTACATATGAGGTTGCACACGGGAGAAAAGCCTTACAAATGCAAACTTTGTGATAAATGTTTTATCCAAGGCATATCTTTAAAAATACATCTAAGGTCACACACAGGTGAGATGCCGTTTGTGTGCGagcattgtgggaagaaatttaaggAACACGGTACATTGAAAtcacatttgagaacacacactgGAGAAAAGCCTTACAAATGTGGACATTGTGATAAGTCATTTAGTCAAAGTAGTTCTTTAAACGTACATCTAAGGCTACACACGGATGTGATGCCATTTGTGTGCGAGCATTGTGGGAAGAAGTTTAAGGAACAGGGTACTTTGAAATCTCACTTAAGAACACATACTGGGGAAAAGCCTtacaaatgtgaacattgtTGTAAGGTGTTCAGTCAGAACAGTTCTTTGAAAGTACATCTAAGGCTACATACAGGtgaaaatacatttgttatTGACAATTGTGGAAAGAAAGTTGAAAAATATGACCGGTAA
- the LOC140058472 gene encoding RNA-splicing ligase RtcB homolog — MSSRSYNQEMEYLTRISDCCWRIKKGFVPNMQVEGLFYVNKNLEYLMLEELRNSCRNQGFGGFLPGVKQIANVAALPGIVKASIGLPDLHSGYGFAIGNMAAFDMSNPESVVSPGGVGFDINCGVRLIRTNLTEKDVNPVKEQLAQALFDHIPVGVGSKGVIPMGSKELEEALEMGMDWSLREGYAWAEDKEHCEEYGRMLQADPTKVSARAKKRGLPQLGTLGAGNHYAEIQVVDDIYDRHTAQKMGIEHKGQICVMVHSGSRGFGHQVATDALVQMEKAMKRDNIAVNDRQLACARIHSQEGQDYLKAMAAAANFAWVNRSSMTFLTRQAFAKQFHSTPDDLDMHVIYDVSHNIAKVEEHMVDGKQKTLLVHRKGSTRAFPPHHPLIPVDYQLTGQPVLIGGTMGTCSYVLTGTDKGMEETFGTTCHGAGRALSRAKSRRNLDYQTVLDKLAGQGISIRVASPKLVMEEAPESYKNVTDVVDTCHAAGISKKAIKLRPIAVIKG, encoded by the exons ATGAGTTCAAGAAGTTACAACCAAGAGATGGAATATCTCACAAGAATATCCGACTGTTGCTGGAGAATAAAGAAAGGTTTTGTACCGAACATGCAG GTTGAAGGCCTcttttatgtaaataaaaaccTAGAATATTTGATGTTGGAAGAACTTCGCAATTCCTGTAGAAATCAAG GTTTTGGTGGTTTTCTTCCTGGAGTTAAGCAGATAGCAAACGTGGCAGCATTGCCAGGTATTGTGAAGGCATCCATTGGTCTTCCTGATCTCCATTCTGGGTATGGATTTGCAATAG GTAATATGGCAGCCTTTGATATGAGCAACCCAGAATCTGTTGTGTCACCAGGAGGAGTAGGATTTGATATAAACTGCGGTGTGCGACTTATCAGAACAAACCTTACGGAAAAAGATGTAAACCCTGTAAAAGAACAGTTGGCACAGGCCCTCTTTGATCACATTCCAGTAGGTGTCGGTTCAAAGGGTGTAATACCAATGGGATCCAA GGAATTGGAAGAGGCGCTTGAGATGGGTATGGATTGGTCATTACGAGAAG gcTATGCATGGGCAGAAGACAAAGAGCATTGTGAGGAGTATGGTCGAATGCTGCAGGCTGACCCCACAAAGGTCAGCGCACGAGCTAAGAAAAGGGGACTACCACAG CTTGGAACACTAGGTGCTGGAAATCACTACGCAGAAATTCAAGTAGTTGATGACATTTATGATCGCCACACAGCACAGAAGATGGGCATTGAACACAAAGGTCAAATATGTGTAATGGTTCACAGTGGAAGTCGGGGCTTTGGCCATCAAGTAGCTACAG ATGCGTTGGTTCAAATGGAGAAGGCAATGAAGCGTGACAACATAGCAGTGAATGATCGTCAGCTCGCGTGTGCACGTATCCATTCACAAGAAGGTCAAGACTATCTGAAGGCAATGGCGGCTGCTGCAAACTTCGCTTGGGTTAATCGGTCAAGCATGACATTTCTTACAAGACAg gcATTTGCAAAGCAGTTCCACTCGACACCTGATGACCTTGACATGCATGTTATCTATGATGTATCTCACAATATCGCTAAAGTTGAAGAAC ACATGGTAGATGGTAAGCAAAAAACGTTACTAGTGCATCGTAAGGGATCCACTAGAGCATTCCCACCGCATCATCCGCTCATTCCGGTTGACTATCAG CTAACAGGACAGCCTGTTCTGATTGGAGGCACTATGGGTACATGTAGCTATGTGTTAACAGGTACTGACAAGGGTATGGAGGAAACATTTGGAACAACATGTCATGGAGCT GGGCGTGCATTATCTCGAGCCAAGTCACGACGTAATCTGGATTACCAAACAGTTCTGGATAAACTTGCAGGCCAAGGAATATCAATCAGGGTAGCATCACCAAAATTAGTTATGGAAGAG gctCCAGAGTCGTACAAAAATGTGACGGATGTAGTTGATACGTGTCATGCTGCTGGTATCAGTAAGAAAGCAATTAAGCTTCGACCAATCGCAGTCATTAAAGGATGA